Genomic DNA from Lactuca sativa cultivar Salinas chromosome 8, Lsat_Salinas_v11, whole genome shotgun sequence:
gaataacgctcttcgggatcctcggggcttcggatcttgcttcggggctcgggaatgataccggggcttcgggatatgattggcacgcaaatcgaggcaaaacttagagagagggaagagtttgaacaagagaaaatggctgatttcgagttctatttataggctgagggtctcggattacgcggggcgtaatctcaaattacgcagggcgtactcagtacgcggggcgtactttgacgtcactgcatgtgtcgatctgtggcactcgagtattggtcagacaacttgcatccgactgagtacgctgggcatactcaaattacgctgggcgtaattgactcgtcgaacttctaaattgcgtaactttcgcatacgagctccgttttcgacgttctttatatccacgcgaaggtcagaccatactctacaactttcatttagactccgtcggctaattttgacttttatttttattatttatttttagaaggccgagacagaaaaacttcattataaattcataacttcttcgtctgacgtccgttctcgcctaacttttcatcgtttcgctactaacaatgagatcttcgattctcatttagattgtttcggctaaaaaccgcttgatctcaaatcgagtattcgggctgcatactgctaagtcgaaacttagaaaaatcataacttcctcatacgaagtcagatttgggcgttccttttatgcacgctctcggtttaacgaaatctatgactttcatttagatcgctaaggctaaatatcgctctatcttaagttcatattttacgtcactcgacgtcgtgccggttctgtcgcgaaacttcgacaagtcataacttcttcgttataactcggattttggcattccttatatctccggaatccttgtttcaaccactaaaactttatgcaaagatatcgggcatatctaatactttaattttgacgcttattttattcttaattcattaaattataataattaaaaacacacacataaatcacataattcacataattcacaaataatacatttttattatttcaaattggggttacaaaggttaacctagactattacattgctaaaaatggcaagctcagaaacacgggcgttacattatcccactcgtcgagttcctcctcatcttcatgctactcgccgagtccactcaaaggactcgccgagtccattcagatctacatacatgtagaggacttttgagtcatgcatggactccaaactgtagatctacccttcccaagcctactcCTCTTGTaacgttgcaaactttacgtgtagagaagtagatctaggctaaatacaccataaactagggtttagggcaaggaggctccataatcaactcaatggctgatacttttaTGCTTCCCAAGAccaaaatatgcttagatctgaagtagcaactccagatccgacttctaactcaaatggatgactaaccatggcttaaaaagccccaaatctcacaaccaaagaagatctaaaggaaggaaacgacttaataccttcaataactcagaaaggttccacaaactccagatctaaggccaacccttgaagcttcaatgattcccctctttcttcttccttaaaatcacacaaaaatggcttgaaagcttgaatgcacaacaatggagacTTAGGGTTCGTATTCTGGGTGAGAGagacagtaaaggaaccctaggggagagaatgaaacatttaaataggctccaagtcccgaatttagggttttcctcgaacagaccagactcgccgagtctccttggctgactcgccgagtcggtcacttactcctcgacccggatcccgctcggactcgccgagttccttcttggactcgccgagtcgtccctttaaacttagggtttcctttcctttcttggccttcctgactttgggtgttacatgtaTGTTAGACGTACTAAATGGTATGTCGGGCGTACGCGGTTAAACCCTCGTTTCTGGTCGCGactgagtacgccccacatacgagGTTGGGTTGACTCGACTGGTTTGTTGAGTTTGACCAATGTTGACCtaatggtattttgggtattttgatatCAATTAAGGTTGGACAATGATTTGCATAATAGATGACGGGTAGAGTCGGTATTGGGAGCCGAGATTTATTTCATCTTGTGTTCGAACTGAGAGGTGAGTTATCTCAGTATGAcaataggtctaaggcaccaaggcggaCCCATTTATTGAGTTTATATGTATCATAGGATGTAGGATTGCTATGATAGTTCTATATGTGATTTGTTGtgtatatgttgacatatggTTGAGGCCACGTGCCAACAAAACCgatatggttgggttgagactggaAGTTAACATACCCGATATGGTGACGTTGAGGCCACGTCTCAACAAACCTTAGACGGTTGGGTTGAAGTTTTACTGCTATGTGCTGTAAACCAACAAACccagtatggttgggttgaggttaagGACCAACAAACCCTATATGCATGTTTGTATTGTATCTGTATTTGTTTGTACTGTGAGATATTTTGGGAAGCCCACTAAGCCTTGACTTATAGTTTGACTTTcaatgtttcaggtatttctgatGAGCGGAGAAAGacaaaggcgtgattgtacacatcatCCCATAATTTATGTTGATTGATACTTGGATTCGATGTTTTCACTTATTATGAtttgtaaataatgttttggTAACTTTTGAACTTACGGATTtgtgtttaaaaaataaaaaattttattctAATTTTTAGGTGTTACAATTAGACTTTAGATTTGCGTCCAGCGAAGTCGAAAGAAGGCAATTTCTAGTTATaacataaaaactaaaataataaaaataataaataaacaagTTCGTGCTGTACaagtaattaattaaaaaaataacagCATTATGGAAAAGGATAAATTAAAAAATCTCTCCCAACAATGTAAAAatgttttttcaaaataaaaaaataccattGAGAAAGACCTCTGTGTACGCTTTTTAAACTTTTTCCCTTTTAAAATGTCGAAGTAGTTTTGCAATTGAAAACAAACACCAGATCAATGTCGTCGTCCTCGCCGCCGCCGGCACCTGTAATTGCGGTGGTTGTATTTCTGATCAAGGACAACACGGTTCTTTTAGGCCGTCGCCGAGATTCAGTTGGCCTCAACACCTTTGCACTCCCCGGCGGCCGCCTTGAGTTCGGTTAGTCCTCTCTTAAACCCCCTATCacgccacacacacacacatagtgaTCTATACTGAATCGTTATCTCAGCTTTTACCATTGTTGGATACTCTAGACTATTAAATGTTTTCATTGAGAGCTTCATTTTGAAATATCAAGGAAAAGCAGAGTAACTTCACAACTACTATGCTGTTCTAAGCTGAAATTAGGTAACCCTAGAGatacatttttaattttttataatcattaaaatgaACATGTTTGAAAATTTGGTATACGAATCATATTTTCATGTAAATGGGTTTTTTATTACAAAAAGTTGGAGGATTTTAGCAACGAATTTAAGCATATAACTCAAAATCTTCATTTTTTTACATTATATTTTCATGTAAATGGTTTTCCTAACCAAATATGAAATTAAAAAGATTACATgacattaataatttaaattataaagTTTATGTGGAATAGCAATTACAATTCCACTTTCTGACAAAACGGTAGCAATTTTCCGAAATCGTTATTATAGTTTCTGGAAAATATTGATGTCACGTAATCTTTATAGTTGTTTTAATCTATACAATATAACATAGCAATAGTTTTTCTGAGTATTGCTCTAAAATTTTTGCGTTAATTTATAGAAATATTTCTTTCTCATTTCCTAGGTGAAAGTTTTGAGGAATGTGCGACTAGAGAGGTGAAGGAGGAAACTGGGCTAGACATTAAGGATATACAGTTTTTAACAGTAACAAATGACGTATTTACTGAAGCTGAAAAACCATTTCATTCTGTTGCTATTTATATGCGTGCTTCTTTATCGGATCCTGACCAAATCCCTCAAAATGTGGAGCCTGATAAGTGTTATGGTTGGGATTGGTACGACTGGAAAAAACCACCTCAACCATTATTTCGACCTCTGGAGACTATGTTGAAAACTGGGCTGAATCCCTTCCTTACTCACTGAAAGTGATTAGATCATCTTGAAAATGGTTGCAACTTGTTCTTCAAGTTGAATTTGTAAGTTCGTGAATGTAATGAAAGAATAACATAATTTTGGTCGGGTTACTTTCAATTTAGTTAGCAGTTTGTTAACAACTCAGAATATATTGGGTTTTCTTTATGTATGATCATTGTCTAAGCATCTGTGGTTTTAATGTCATCAAGCCATTTAGTATAGTTTGGATTAACTTGACATGAATTGAGTTCAACTTTAGCTATAATACAAGCTTGGAGGTGCCGAATGCTGACTCGCATAGCCTACGGTGATTTCGTGAAAACGGGGTCTGAGTAGTGCCCCTGGTGGGGTTCCACGGGGCAAAGCACCCGAACAGCATCAGTATGTGATAGATATATCCGTTCATTAATTTCCTGCCAAAAATCCAACCGTTACATATGTTTTTACTACCAAATAACTAAATTTAACTGTCATCTTCTTATATATACATGATTTCGGTTTGGTTGAAATCACTTTCATCGTTACGTTTTTTTTGACAAGACATGTCTTAAATACATATAACAGTAACGAGTAACGAtgtattttgtatttttgaaTCTTAAATTTAGCATGAAATCAATATTGAGATTCTTGGATTATTCCAAATATAAATCtacctattctaataaataaatagatttaTTATTCTATTGACAAGTATCATTATATTAGACATCCTCATTGATATTATATGTCTCATATCATGACAACATATTAattatccattttaaattttccaccctaattaaattaaattttaaaccttttcactttaattatattaaattaataacattatattaaaaaataaaataaaatttatacatattataaggtgatataacttcaggtatttatttaaatcaaatattataattttatataactaaaagaaatatctttgtaataatttatttaaaataattgattaataattttgattttttaatatgaaagtttaattaattttataaccgtggttttcACCAGTTATAAACTAGTAATTTCATATAACACTAGAATATGATCGAAATTAcagatttttggaaaatatttACACACGATCCCTGGATTATCCAAACCGATTTTGATATTCACCGACCGTTTTTTCGAACACTCAGTTCAATTTTACTTATAGTATCACACATAGTTGTACACTAAAATAACTAATTATGTGTCTCATATCATTCAGCAACCtgcaaataataatattaagagatatttttaggAAGGTATCCCAATAAAATATAACAAACTTCAAACTATGATTGATTGATTTCTAAATAgtattaagagattttttttttaaaagtatattaCAATTTTGTAAAATAACCTTTTATTAAGCGATTTTTCTTGGTTGAAATTTTCCCCAATCCAAATTTGCATATACTCGCGCTTTAAAGTGATTCCGAATTTAAATCAATCTGTTTCAACTTTCTACCTTCTTCATATTCCGTCAAACCAGGTCTGCTCTTTTGTCTTCCCATCGGCGGCTACTTCATCACCAATTCACCATCTCCAAAAGGTACAACAATCTTCGTATCTGAAACCCTAGCTGAGGTTTATTTTTGACAGTTGATTTACGTATTTGAGCTCGTTTTTCATCCATGTTTGATTCAAACTTGCAATCTATCTTACACGATTTGTTTGCTTATGTTTTATTCTTCATCACACTTGTTATCGCCATTATTGATTTCATTGTTAGTTAACTGAAGATTTTAAACTTGTCACATTCTAACattcaaaattaactttttgaaTAAGATTTGCATTCTTTATGAAACTGAGAATAGTGTTGGTATTGAATTTGCAACCACTACACAAAATCATTTGGATCACTAGTACAGATAAATGTACGATTAATTTTTTATCCAAGCATCTGATTTATCATATGGATCTAAAGATATATCTATCTGCATCATATTAGATTTATAATAAGATCAGAATAAGAAGTTAATTTCAAACTACAACTTCAATGCTAGCCGTTGGTTACTCTGCTTTTAACAAATGAAATTGGTTCATCTTAATCGGAATAAACTTATTTACTTTGAATTCTATGATGCTCATGATAACATGCTTTTTAAATGTTGTATAAACCATTCTGCTTCATGAAATGTTTGTAGCAGTAAAATAATGTTTTTAGATAATCACTGGATCTGATACTGATTGTTATGAACTTACAGATGACAACTATTAAAAGGGCACTTCAGGACGACAATGAACTGACTTCTgttcaaattatttataaattattatCAAGGTTGATGTCAATTTAATAGATTTTCTTATTAGTCTAGTAATTGAGATATTATTTCTTACTCGATAACTAAATAATAATCTGTTTTTAAATTTTaggaaaagcaaaaagaagcttGAACAACTGTTACATCAATGGTCAGAATGGCATACTCAAGAATGCTCTTTATCCGAGGCAAAATTTCTTTTTCCAACAACAATCAAGTTTAAGAAATTCTCACAGTTCTTTCAAAATTAATTAACTTGTTGAATCTTTTTTTTAGGGTTCTAATGAAGAT
This window encodes:
- the LOC111910463 gene encoding nudix hydrolase 1; amino-acid sequence: MSSSSPPPAPVIAVVVFLIKDNTVLLGRRRDSVGLNTFALPGGRLEFGESFEECATREVKEETGLDIKDIQFLTVTNDVFTEAEKPFHSVAIYMRASLSDPDQIPQNVEPDKCYGWDWYDWKKPPQPLFRPLETMLKTGLNPFLTH